The DNA sequence CAAGCCCTTGCTGCGCGGATGCACATTCAGGTTCAGCAGTTCACGCTTCATGTCGATGCTACCATCGACCACGATCAAGGCATCCTCGGTATCGAGCAGCAAGGTCTTCACCTGCATTACGCCGTCATTTACCGGCAGGTCGCCGGCCAGGCAATTGAGCTTGACTTCCTTGTCGCCGAACAGCTTGCTGATGACCACGTTGCCCACATTCAGGCCGGCGGCTTCCAACAGGAACTTGCTGATGGCGCCCTGGTTGACCAAAACCTTCACTTCTCCATTGGACGAGCCCAGCATCGCGGCGACCGAATTGCCGCTCGAGCTCAGGCGCGCATCGCCATTGATATCGCCGAAGCTGGTGCGGGAGGCATCGAGCTTGGGATAGAGCTGCTGGATCTTCAGCTTGCGCGCAGAAAGCTTCATATCGGCCTTCATCCGGGCCGCCTGACCATCCAGGCGGATGGTGGAAGTCAGATTGCCGCCAGCCACGCCGAACTTGAGTGGGTCCAGCGTCAGGACCTTGTCCTTCAAGATCAGATGTGCCTGCAAGTCGGTGATGGGCAGGCCCTGCTGCCGGATGATGCGTTTGCCGGTGAAGCGCACATCGGCATCCAGCGCGCCCCAGGCCTCGGTGCTGAAGGTCTTGACCGGCAATATCTTGTCCACAGGCTGGCGCTCCTCGGCACCGCGTTGCGCCTTCTCGGCGTTGGAGTCGGCGCCGATCAGCGGCGCCAGGTCGTCAAAGCGCAACACGTTGGAGGTGAGCGCACCGGTCAATTGCGCGCGCGTGCCCCCGGTCTGGTAATCCAGGCTGCCATTGAGGTCGCTGTCGCCGACCTTGCCACTGAAGTCCTGGTAACGCCATTGACTGCCACCGGCAGCGATCTTGCCGATCAGCCGACCCTCGGTCGCAAAGGGCGGCGTTTCCGGCAGCAGCACGCCGGTCAGCGGATAGAGGTTGCCCATGCTGGCACCCGAGAGCGAGAGCCGCACATCCAGCGCCGCCAGCTCGGCCGGCTTGGTCAGCGTGCCGCGCACGCCGATGCGGGTCTTGCCGACCTGCACCTGGGCTTGCAGGGGATAGGGTTGTTGCTGGTTCTGCAGCGACAGCACCCCGCCCGCCTTGCCTTGGCCGCTGACCGGCGCACCGTTGAAGCTGCCGCGCAACGTCCAGCCCAGGCCATAGACTTTTTCGCGTTCCGGGTCGAGGGTGTCGATCTCGCCCTGCAGCTTGATCTTGTCCACAGCGTCATCCAAGGCCAGCTTGCCCTGGCGCAGGCTGATGCGGCCCAGTTGCAGTTGCCAGGTCGAGGGACCGGTGCTGTCGCTTTTGAAAGTCCAGTTGTTCACAGCCTCGCGGTTGCGCAAGAGCGAGACCGAAGGATCCTGCACCTCCAGCGAAGGCAGGGAAATCTGATGCACAAGCAAAGGCAGCGGATTGAGCGTGAAGGTAATTTGCTGCACCG is a window from the Herbaspirillum rubrisubalbicans genome containing:
- a CDS encoding AsmA family protein, coding for MLITLTGEAEPMSRLTKIFLWLLASLILLIAAAIIFLISFDWNRAKPWINQRVSAAIGREFAIDGDLSLHWQRPDPTSRGAESGFWASWIPWPRLQAENLRLGNPPAFAQSGQMATVQQITFTLNPLPLLVHQISLPSLEVQDPSVSLLRNREAVNNWTFKSDSTGPSTWQLQLGRISLRQGKLALDDAVDKIKLQGEIDTLDPEREKVYGLGWTLRGSFNGAPVSGQGKAGGVLSLQNQQQPYPLQAQVQVGKTRIGVRGTLTKPAELAALDVRLSLSGASMGNLYPLTGVLLPETPPFATEGRLIGKIAAGGSQWRYQDFSGKVGDSDLNGSLDYQTGGTRAQLTGALTSNVLRFDDLAPLIGADSNAEKAQRGAEERQPVDKILPVKTFSTEAWGALDADVRFTGKRIIRQQGLPITDLQAHLILKDKVLTLDPLKFGVAGGNLTSTIRLDGQAARMKADMKLSARKLKIQQLYPKLDASRTSFGDINGDARLSSSGNSVAAMLGSSNGEVKVLVNQGAISKFLLEAAGLNVGNVVISKLFGDKEVKLNCLAGDLPVNDGVMQVKTLLLDTEDALIVVDGSIDMKRELLNLNVHPRSKGLRIISLRSPLYVKGSFKDPDVGVDKAVLALRAGGAVALGLLAPVTAILPLINIDGDQKADCGQLLEEVKKAPLLPATGKSKSVKGAPKK